The nucleotide sequence CGTGAAGGCGTTGGCGCCAGTCAAATCTGCGATGACCGCCATGCCCTGCGGCCGCGCAATGACCCGCGAGCTCGGATCGGGTCCCTCCTGAAGCACGTTGTCGAACGCTAAGATGTTGCCGAAGCTGTTGTTCCGGTGCAGATCCACCGACCGCGCCGGTTCCGAGTTGCGGGAATACAGGTGCAGGTGGCGGAACTTGCCGTAGGCGTCGCCAGTTGCCGCAAAGGCGGCGACCgccaggaggaggaggaggaggaggaggttggGCGACTCCATTTAGTTAACGGAAGATGAGTAGCTAGGAGCGATAAAGCTGTTGGGCAAACGATTACTTTATATACAATTAATGAATGATGCTGTGTATGTCATGAATGATGTCAAAATCCATCACAAAGAGCGGGTCGCCAAGGTTGCTACCTTGAGA is from Zingiber officinale cultivar Zhangliang chromosome 7B, Zo_v1.1, whole genome shotgun sequence and encodes:
- the LOC122007378 gene encoding dirigent protein 2-like, with the translated sequence MESPNLLLLLLLLAVAAFAATGDAYGKFRHLHLYSRNSEPARSVDLHRNNSFGNILAFDNVLQEGPDPSSRVIARPQGMAVIADLTGANAFTAYTITFIAGEFNGSSLSVLGLTTTTGVSDRSIVGGTGYFRTARGYILSQNIDVGMEDYNIYITFS